A window of Raineyella sp. W15-4 contains these coding sequences:
- a CDS encoding type 1 glutamine amidotransferase, translating into MTHSVLALVHGVTTGHETAHLGTLGPAFERRGLGVRIASFTAAEHPPRLDHGIRMLVVMGSLDSVLDRDVPWLDRESRYVAEAVGRGVPVLGVCFGAQLLSRILGGRVVPTERPETGLVPVDSTDTEQIPGGRWYSFHHDRIIAPCDAQVLATSASCVQAFRHGPHLGVQFHPEVTPRTLDSWRSGFVGRAGGPGEEAGRLLAEHSRELTTEAPALARQTDQLVRGFVRHARLAAAA; encoded by the coding sequence ATGACGCACTCGGTGCTCGCCCTCGTCCACGGTGTCACCACCGGTCACGAAACCGCCCACCTGGGTACCCTGGGCCCCGCTTTCGAACGGCGTGGGCTCGGAGTGCGGATCGCCTCCTTCACCGCTGCCGAGCATCCGCCCCGGCTCGATCACGGCATCCGGATGCTGGTGGTGATGGGGTCACTCGATTCGGTCCTCGACCGGGACGTGCCCTGGCTGGATCGCGAGTCCCGCTACGTCGCCGAGGCCGTCGGCCGGGGTGTCCCGGTGCTGGGCGTGTGTTTCGGTGCCCAACTGCTGTCGCGGATCCTCGGCGGTCGCGTCGTACCTACGGAGAGGCCCGAGACCGGCCTGGTCCCGGTCGATTCCACCGACACCGAGCAGATCCCGGGCGGTCGGTGGTACTCCTTCCACCACGACCGGATCATCGCCCCGTGCGATGCGCAGGTGCTGGCCACCAGCGCCAGTTGCGTCCAGGCCTTCCGGCACGGGCCACATCTGGGCGTCCAGTTCCACCCCGAGGTGACGCCGCGGACCCTCGACAGCTGGCGCAGCGGATTCGTCGGCCGCGCGGGCGGGCCGGGGGAGGAGGCCGGCCGGCTGCTGGCGGAGCACTCGCGCGAGTTGACCACCGAGGCGCCCGCACTGGCCCGGCAGACCGACCAGCTGGTCCGCGGCTTCGTCCGCCACGCCAGGCTGGCGGCCGCCGCCTGA